The following proteins are co-located in the Acanthochromis polyacanthus isolate Apoly-LR-REF ecotype Palm Island chromosome 7, KAUST_Apoly_ChrSc, whole genome shotgun sequence genome:
- the LOC110957623 gene encoding guanine nucleotide-binding protein G(I)/G(S)/G(O) subunit gamma-13-like, which yields MEELDVPQMRREVESLQYQLAINREKSSITVTELVKWIEGCVCEDPFLNPELMRANPWVEKGKCVIL from the exons ATGGAGGAGTTAGACGTCCCACAGATGAGGAGAGAAGTGGAGAGCCTTCAGTATCAGCTGGCAATCAACAGAGAGAAATCCTCCATCACTGTTACCGA gttGGTGAAGTGGATCGAGGGTTGCGTTTGTGAAGATCCATTTCTGAACCCTGAGCTGATGAGAGCTAACCCCTGGGTGGAGAAGGGCAAGTGTGTGATCCTCTAA